ACAGCTTTTGAAATCCTAAGCTCCCTACCCTTTTTTACTCCCTTTTCATAAATATCTTTTCTAATTGTTCTTTTTCTGGATCTAGAACTTAAGTTTGGATAATACCACCCAAGATATTTTTTTAAATCAGGATCAGATAAAACAGCCACTGGAAGATTTTTTTCTGACCTTCTGGAAAAATTTTCAATATTTTGCTTAAGCTTTTCTGAAAACCCGTGGATTATTCCCACGGCAAAATCAGATTTTTTATATCTATTTAAACCTTTTGATTTATTAAAATCAGCCCAAACCCGGTCTATATATGAATTTAGATAATCATAAACATAAGAAGCTATTTCCACATTTGAAAATTTCCCTGAAATTTCCATGATTTTACCAGTTTTACCTTTTTCCTTTACAAAACAGGGAACCCATACCGGATAAACAAAATAAAACCTTGATAAAAGCCCGGCCAGATAATAATTTTCCTTAAAATGCCTTAAGCCTGGCTTTCCAAGAAAAACTGAAAAATACTCTTCTTTTTTTATATCTTTTTTGTCAAAATTATATTTTTCCATAAAATCATGGGCTTTTTTCATGGCAAGTTCAGCTTCATGGGCATTTGCACTTTGGGAAAGGGAAAAAAGTTTCCTGATTTTAGAAACCTGAGGATTTAAATTTGAACTATCTGTTTTGTCATTTAAAAGATCAAATCCTGCTTTTTTGGGTACCCTTAAAATTTCACAGGCTTTTTTAAAAGATTTACCATGGGGAGGCTCATTTTTTTGTTTAAGAACAGTATCTGCGTATTGGTGAGCCATTTCATGTTTTAAAACATGACGTACTTTTTCCCATGGTTCATCAAAGGCTAATTTTCTTTGAATAGAAATTTCATATTTTGAATAATCCCAAAGCCCGAGAAAAGAAGTGGAATCATTCAATGAAAAAACAGGACATTTAAAGCCTGGCTGGGAATCAGCACCATAAAAACTAGCAGTTGTTCTCCATTCTTCTCCAAGTCCTTTTAAAACAAATCTTTCAAATTCAATGTTTTTGTGCATTTTTCTACATATTGTAAAGTTTAGAACCAGGAATTACAGTAAAACCTTTATCCAAAAGAATTTCAATTGCTTTATTCAGATTATCAAATCTGAAAATCATCACAGCATTATCTTTGCTTTGGTGAACAAAAGCATACATATATTCCACATTTACATTTTCTTTTTCAAGATTTCTAAGAATTTTATAAAGACCGCCAGGCTCATCTGGAACTTCAACGCCTACAACCTCAGTTTCACCAACGGTAAGCCCTTTAATCTTAAGAATATTCTTGGCCTTTTCAGCATTATCCACAATCATCCTTAAAACACCAAAATCGGCTGTGTCAGCAATTGAAAGTGCCCTGATATTTATATTACCCTCTGCAAGAATTTTTGAAACTTCAGCAAGTCTTCCTATTTTATTTTCAAGAAAAATGGACAGCTGTTCTACTTTCATATTCATCTCCCGCATCTATTATGTTTAAAAAAAGCCTGATTTTAAAAATTTCTTTTGTCAATTACCCTTACTGCCTTTCCTTCACTTCTTTCAATAGATCTTGGTTCAACAAGCTTCACCTTTACTGAAACCCCAAGAGTTTCCTTGACATTATGGGATATTTTCTTTTCAAGACTTTGTAAAACCTTAACCTCATCTGAAAAAATACTTTCATTAACTTCAACCTTGACACTTAAAATATCAAGAGAATCTTTTCTGTCAACTTCAAGCTGATAATGGGGTTCAACTCCATCAATTCCCATAAGCACTGATTCAATCTGGGAAGGAAAAACATTTACCCCCCTTATTATAAGCATATCATCAGTTCTTCCGCTGACTTTTTCCATTCTCACATGGGTGCGCCCACAACGACAGGGCTCAGTTATCAGCCTTGTAATATCCCTTGTTCTATACCTTATCACAGGAAAAGCTTCTTTTGTAATTGAAGTAAACACAAGTTCTCCAGTTTCTCCAAGAGGAAGAACTTCACCTGTGTCAGGATCTATAATTTCAGGAATAAAATGATCTTCAAAAATATGAAGCCCATTTCTTACTTCAACGCATTCTACTGCAACACCAGGGCCCATAACCTCGCTTAACCCATAAATATCCACAGCCTTTAGACCAAGGTCCTCTTCAAGCTGTTCTCTCATTTTGGAAGACCAGGGCTCAGCCCCGAAAACTCCTGATTTAAAATCAAGAGTTCTAAAATCCACTCCCATTTCCTTAGCAACATCAGCAAGATGAAGTGTGTAAGAAGGTGTTGCTGTAAGTATAGTGGGTTTAAAGTCTTTCATTATTGTTATTTGCTTCTGGGTATTTCCTCCTGAAACCGGAATAACTGAAGCTCCAAGTTTTTCAGCTCCATAATGAACTCCAAGGCCTCCGGTAAAAAGCCCGTATCCAAAGGCATTATGAATAATATCGCCTCTTGAAGCTCCGGCAGCAGAAAGAGCTCTAGCCATCATTTCAGCCCAATTTTCAATATCTCTTTTTGTGTATCCTACAACGGTTGGCTTTCCTGTGGTTCCTGAAGATGCGTGTATTCTTACAACCTGATCCATGGGAACTGCAAAAAGCCCATATGGATAATTGTCTCTTAGATCCTGTTTTGTCAGAAAAGGAAGCCTTTTTATATCATCGAGTTTTTTAATATCTTCTGGAAGAATTTTTACTTCTCTGAACTTGTTCCTGTAAAAAGGAACAGTGGCATATACCCTTTCAACCACAGCTTGAAGTCTTTTTAGCTGTACAGCCTCAATGGCTTCCCTTGGAAGAGTTTCAAACTCCATATTGTAAATCATTTTCAAACCTTTCCTATACTATGACAGTGGGACTAAATTTTTTGTTCCACTTCTTAATCAAATTGCAATTTATATTAATGGATAGTTTTTTAGTTGAACCAAAGAAAATCAGATTTTCAATCAGTCGCCGACCAAGGCGGCAATTGCAGTTTTGCTCTAGTTTTGAGATTTATAACAATCACAAGCAAAAAGAGCAATAAATAATGAAAGACGAGGACAGCTAAAAAAAGCAGTTTTCTTTTTAAATCTTTTGGAGGAAAAATCTTTAGCAGATAAATATTTAAAAACACTGGCTTAAAAAATAAAAGCCGCAGAATTAAAACTGCGGCTTAAGAAAATAATTCAATCTAAATAAAACTTCAAATCAATGGGATCACCCTTTGATGCTGCCTTTAAATTCAGCCTTTCTTTTTTCCATAAATGCAGAAGTTCCTTCTTTTGCATCAGGACTATCCATACAAAGGGCAAAAGAATCAATTTCAATTTTACAGCCTGTGGCAAGATCAACATCCATTCCTGTATTAACTGCATACTTTGCAGCTCTAAGAGAAACTCTTCCCTTTTTCGCAATGGAAGAGGCAACTTTCATAACAGAATCCATTAGTTCTTCAAGGGGAACTACCTGATTAACCAGCCCAACATCTTTAGCTTCTGCTGCTGAAAGCATTTTCCCTGTAAATATCATTTCTTTTGCAAGGTTTTTACCAATAAGCCTTGGCAGTTTCTGGGTTCCACCAAATCCTGGTATTATCCCAAGGGTGATTTCAGGCAATCCGAATTTTGCTGTTTCAGAAGCATAAATAAAATCACAACTAAGAGCCATTTCACTTCCGCCTCCAAGAGCAAAACCATTTACTGCAGCAATAACAGGAATTGGAATTTCCTGGAGTCTTGCCATTACATCATGGCCTTTTTTGCAGAAAAATTTTGCTTCCAAGGCATTCAGCTTATTAATTTCAGTAATATCTGCTCCTGCAACAAAAGCTTTGTCACCAGCACCGGTAAGAACAAGAACCTTAACATCCTCATTTTGCTCTACTTCATCAAGAGCTTTGTCAAGCTCATCCAAAAGAGCTTGGTTAAGTGCATTTAACGCCTTTGGCCGATTAAATGTGATTTTTGCAATACTTTTTTCAACTTCAAGAATAATGTTTTCATAAGCCATGGAAAACTCCTTTAAATTTAAGTTATATGAATAAGCCTTGTTTTGTATCTTAAAAAATCAGCCTGATTTTAATCAAGAGCAAAGAATAGAAATTGATATGTAAAAGCTTTTAATTATTTAGGAACTAAGCTTATAAAACATTCAGTTCCAACTCTTAGTAGCTATGTTTTTTGTATCAAACACTGGTTAATATAGCAAATTGAAAAAATTAATTCTTGTATTTTTGCCTAATCTTACCTTAAATGCTAAATTAATTAAGTTTAGAAAACTCAAAGAGAATCTGGATACACAAAATGAATCTTGCCAAAATTTACCCTGAAATTAAAAAATCTATTGTTGCCTTTATTCCCAAATTTTCTTTTTTTCCTCACAATAAAAAGCCCAAACTTCCACCAATTCTTGGCACAGGTTTTTTTATAAATGACAAAGGACTCATAGCCACCAATGCCCACGTAGTTAATTCATTAGAAATGCTTAAACCTAAAAGCTCAAAAAACAATGACTTAAGCTATGAAGCCTGTGCTGTTTTATATTACAAAACCAAAAACTCAATAATTGATATAATTTTTGATCTAAAAAAAACCATCCTCCTTCCCGACCATAAAAACACAGGATATAAAAAACCTGATCTTGCTTTTGTTGAAGTAAACGTCAGGGACAATCCTTATCTTGAGCTAGAAGATGAAGATAATTTACTTAAAGAAGGTTATGAGATTGCTACATCAGGATTTCCAATGGGCCGTTACGCCCTTATGGGTCCTGGCGGACTTTTCCAAATTTCCCCCACTCTTCAAAGGGGAATTATAAGTGCAATCCTTCCCTATCCCAAAAAAAAACCAGATGCTTTTGCCATTAATATTATGACCCATGGAGGTGCCAGCGGCTCTCCTGTTTTTTCAACTGAAACTGGAAAAGTAAGGGGAGTTTTATTTTCCATCCTCACAGACACTTTATATTCAGAAAATAATTTTGCTTATACAATACCTACAAACATAAGTTATGCAGTTCCCTGTCATCATTTAAGACGGGAGCTGAAAATAATTGAAGAAAATATTGAATATTTTCCCAATAAAATAAAATTTAACAAATTTATAGAAAACAAGATTTAAAAGGACAAATAATGACTGTAAAAACAGGAATTGAAATTTTAAAAAACAAAACCCCTGCAGATCTGAAAAATAAAAAAATCGGACTGCTTGCCAACCCTGCATCAATCGACAAAAACTTTATTCATTCAAAAGAAATTGTTTCAAATATTTTCGGCTCAAACTTAAAAGCTCTTTTTTCACCTCAACACGGTTTTTTTGCAGAAAAACAAGACAATATGAAATTATCGGACGATTGTATTGATCCAGATCTTAAAACTCCTGTTTACAGCCTCTATGGAAAAACATTAAAACCCGGGCCGGAAATGCTTGAAGATATTGATGCCCTTTTAATTGATATTCAGGATGTTGGAACAAGGGTATATACATTTATTTACACAATTTCATTTTGCCTTGAAGCAGCAAAAGAACATAATATAAAAGTTGTAATTCTTGACAGACCAAACCCGGTTTCAGGCGAGCAGATTGAAGGGAATATTCTTGAAGATCAATATTCATCATTTGTGGGAAGGTATCCCATACCAATGCGACATGGACTTACCTGCGGTGAATTTGCCTCTTTTATTAATAATGAGTTTAATATTAATGCAGATCTTGAAATTATAAAAATGGAAGACTACAAAAGACAAATGTATTTTGAAGATACTGGTCTTCCCTGGGTATTGCCTTCTCCTAATCTTCCTACAATTCAGTCAGCTTATGTTTACCCTGGGCAGGTGATTTTTGAAGGCACCAATGTTTCTGAAGCAAGGGGAACTGCAAAGCCCTTTGAATTTTTTGGAGCTCCTTATATTGAACCAAAAAAACTTAAAGACTTTCTTTTAAAAAGATACGATTTAAACGGTGTTTATTTAAGAGAGGTAACTTTCCAGCCAACATCTAACAAATGGATGGAAAAACCCTGCCAGGGATTTCAGATTCATATAATTGATAAAAAAGCATATAAGCCTTATTTTTTAAGTCTTTGTATTTTGCAAGGAATTGCTGTTCTTTTTGAAAAAGACTTTAAATTAAGTCTGCCACCCTATGAGTTTGAGTATAAGAAAAAACCTTTAGACCTTATATTAGGAAGCAGAAACTTAAGGGAAAAAATAATTGAGAATAATGATCTCTACAAGCTGGAAAAAGAATATAAGGAAGGAACCAAGAAATATGAAGAAAGAATAAAACCTTATCTTCTCTACTAACAATTTTCTACTGACTATAAAAAATCAAAAAGGCGAAATTAGAATAAATATTTCGCCTTTTTACCTTAGACCAAAAAAACTATTTCCAAAACTTAAGCTAAATTAATTTTTTGCTTTAAGTTCTTCAAGTTCTTTTTCAAGATCAGCTATACGATCTTCGTCACTTGCCGGATCTACAGCTTCTTCTTCTTTCCAAACATCTTTAAGCTCGTCAAACCCAAGATAAAGAGCAAGACCACCGCCAAGCAAAAGCATAGCAGGAATTGCACCAGCCAAAAGACCTAGAAATTCACCAAACCAAACAGCAAGCCCGATTACGCCAAGCACTGCAGCAACTGCACCCCCAATAAGAGTCTTCATAAGAAACTTTCCTCCTTCTGATATAAAAATTTAGTTTTCTCTAAAAAAATTTCTTTTTTTATCAAAGTTAATAAACCAAAAACAAAACCAACAATCGTTTTTATCACAAAATCGCTATCACAAAGTATTGGTTCAGGCAAGAATATTTTTTCATAAAGTTGGAAAACATAGTATCTCAGTTTTGATTTTGGGACAAGGATTAGTTGCACCCGGGATTGTTCGACTCCTAAATTGAGCAAACAAGATAAGGATTGGCAAAAAACTATACCCTTATTTTAATCAAAAAAGACAAAAACTATTATTTAAGGTATTTATTGTTTTGAAATTTATACACCAAGCTAAAAGGACTAAAACCAAAGAGCCAAATGAAATTAAAATTGCATATAAACCCATATTTTGCTAATTCCAGCTTTCAAGGGATAGAAAATTAAAAAAAACACTTTCCCTATTTTAAAAGATTATAATAAAATAAACTTATATGGTTTCGGATAAAAAAGTTTTAGCTTATTATTTTAACAACCCTGCTAAAAAGTCCTCTTCCTTAATAAAACTAAGGTGGGGATGAATTAATTTTTTTTATTAGTACTTTATTCAGTTGAGAGAAATAATTATGATGATCAAAAAAACTTATATATATAAAATTTATTCAACTGGCTTGCAAAATTCTAATGATGAATGTGCTTCAGACTTAAACCTGCTAGAACTCCCTTCTGAATATTTTTTTCAGGAAGAGAGCATTCACACAACCTTAGCTCCTTACTAAACCCTAGTTTATATTTAATTTAAATTTCAGGATAAAAAATGAAAACAAAAATAAAAAACAAAAAAACATATTTTTTTTCATATCTCCCGGCTAAAAAAAGCCTTTTAGGAAAACTCACACTTAAATTCCTTTTCAGAGGAATCAAAACTGATACAAAAGAACTTGAGTATATAAACACTCAAAAAGATCCAATTCTTATATTTACTTCACAAAAGAAAAACACTTTTGCCTTTCTTTATTCTCAAGTAAATTATAAAAAACTTGGAATCAATCCCCCTGAAATCTTTTTTGATAATTCCTTTATTCTAAGCCAGTCAATTTCCAAATTTTTTAAAATTATTTACACAA
The nucleotide sequence above comes from Desulforegulaceae bacterium. Encoded proteins:
- a CDS encoding DUF2786 domain-containing protein, which gives rise to MHKNIEFERFVLKGLGEEWRTTASFYGADSQPGFKCPVFSLNDSTSFLGLWDYSKYEISIQRKLAFDEPWEKVRHVLKHEMAHQYADTVLKQKNEPPHGKSFKKACEILRVPKKAGFDLLNDKTDSSNLNPQVSKIRKLFSLSQSANAHEAELAMKKAHDFMEKYNFDKKDIKKEEYFSVFLGKPGLRHFKENYYLAGLLSRFYFVYPVWVPCFVKEKGKTGKIMEISGKFSNVEIASYVYDYLNSYIDRVWADFNKSKGLNRYKKSDFAVGIIHGFSEKLKQNIENFSRRSEKNLPVAVLSDPDLKKYLGWYYPNLSSRSRKRTIRKDIYEKGVKKGRELRISKAVSRKDSNGKGLIAR
- a CDS encoding ACT domain-containing protein; this encodes MKVEQLSIFLENKIGRLAEVSKILAEGNINIRALSIADTADFGVLRMIVDNAEKAKNILKIKGLTVGETEVVGVEVPDEPGGLYKILRNLEKENVNVEYMYAFVHQSKDNAVMIFRFDNLNKAIEILLDKGFTVIPGSKLYNM
- a CDS encoding phenylacetate--CoA ligase, with product MIYNMEFETLPREAIEAVQLKRLQAVVERVYATVPFYRNKFREVKILPEDIKKLDDIKRLPFLTKQDLRDNYPYGLFAVPMDQVVRIHASSGTTGKPTVVGYTKRDIENWAEMMARALSAAGASRGDIIHNAFGYGLFTGGLGVHYGAEKLGASVIPVSGGNTQKQITIMKDFKPTILTATPSYTLHLADVAKEMGVDFRTLDFKSGVFGAEPWSSKMREQLEEDLGLKAVDIYGLSEVMGPGVAVECVEVRNGLHIFEDHFIPEIIDPDTGEVLPLGETGELVFTSITKEAFPVIRYRTRDITRLITEPCRCGRTHVRMEKVSGRTDDMLIIRGVNVFPSQIESVLMGIDGVEPHYQLEVDRKDSLDILSVKVEVNESIFSDEVKVLQSLEKKISHNVKETLGVSVKVKLVEPRSIERSEGKAVRVIDKRNF
- a CDS encoding enoyl-CoA hydratase-related protein translates to MAYENIILEVEKSIAKITFNRPKALNALNQALLDELDKALDEVEQNEDVKVLVLTGAGDKAFVAGADITEINKLNALEAKFFCKKGHDVMARLQEIPIPVIAAVNGFALGGGSEMALSCDFIYASETAKFGLPEITLGIIPGFGGTQKLPRLIGKNLAKEMIFTGKMLSAAEAKDVGLVNQVVPLEELMDSVMKVASSIAKKGRVSLRAAKYAVNTGMDVDLATGCKIEIDSFALCMDSPDAKEGTSAFMEKRKAEFKGSIKG
- a CDS encoding serine protease gives rise to the protein MNLAKIYPEIKKSIVAFIPKFSFFPHNKKPKLPPILGTGFFINDKGLIATNAHVVNSLEMLKPKSSKNNDLSYEACAVLYYKTKNSIIDIIFDLKKTILLPDHKNTGYKKPDLAFVEVNVRDNPYLELEDEDNLLKEGYEIATSGFPMGRYALMGPGGLFQISPTLQRGIISAILPYPKKKPDAFAINIMTHGGASGSPVFSTETGKVRGVLFSILTDTLYSENNFAYTIPTNISYAVPCHHLRRELKIIEENIEYFPNKIKFNKFIENKI
- a CDS encoding DUF1343 domain-containing protein, with amino-acid sequence MTVKTGIEILKNKTPADLKNKKIGLLANPASIDKNFIHSKEIVSNIFGSNLKALFSPQHGFFAEKQDNMKLSDDCIDPDLKTPVYSLYGKTLKPGPEMLEDIDALLIDIQDVGTRVYTFIYTISFCLEAAKEHNIKVVILDRPNPVSGEQIEGNILEDQYSSFVGRYPIPMRHGLTCGEFASFINNEFNINADLEIIKMEDYKRQMYFEDTGLPWVLPSPNLPTIQSAYVYPGQVIFEGTNVSEARGTAKPFEFFGAPYIEPKKLKDFLLKRYDLNGVYLREVTFQPTSNKWMEKPCQGFQIHIIDKKAYKPYFLSLCILQGIAVLFEKDFKLSLPPYEFEYKKKPLDLILGSRNLREKIIENNDLYKLEKEYKEGTKKYEERIKPYLLY